From Pseudomonas hefeiensis, one genomic window encodes:
- a CDS encoding terminase endonuclease subunit, producing MANSLAKRHYQRVTAAIEAAATEPTQTMAGATAYEHQLNQLLQDRLRLKQVQSNQGKAELKRQLLPSYESYVQGVLEGGQGAQDEVLTTVMVWRFDAGDFTGGLDIATYVLEHKMVMPDRFARTLGCLVAEEVATAAFKAQKVGEPFDLAILHRTAELTDAEDMPDQARAKLFLAMGRATLEGITEEAPGQPGKLQAGVDLLKKAIALHDACGGKKDLERAERLLNKLAGSAG from the coding sequence ATGGCTAACAGCCTCGCCAAGCGCCACTACCAGCGCGTCACTGCCGCCATCGAGGCGGCAGCAACCGAGCCCACCCAGACCATGGCCGGCGCGACGGCCTACGAGCATCAGCTCAATCAGCTCCTACAAGACCGCCTGCGCCTGAAACAGGTCCAGTCCAACCAGGGCAAGGCCGAACTCAAGCGCCAGTTGCTGCCGAGCTATGAATCCTATGTGCAAGGTGTGCTGGAAGGCGGCCAGGGCGCGCAGGACGAGGTACTGACCACCGTCATGGTCTGGCGCTTCGATGCCGGCGACTTCACCGGTGGGCTCGACATCGCGACCTACGTGCTGGAACACAAGATGGTCATGCCCGACCGCTTCGCCCGCACATTGGGCTGCCTGGTCGCCGAGGAAGTCGCGACGGCAGCTTTCAAGGCTCAGAAGGTTGGCGAACCGTTCGACCTGGCAATCCTGCACCGCACCGCCGAACTCACCGACGCCGAAGACATGCCCGACCAGGCCCGCGCCAAGCTGTTTCTCGCCATGGGCCGCGCCACGCTGGAAGGCATCACCGAAGAGGCCCCGGGCCAACCCGGCAAGCTTCAGGCCGGTGTGGATCTACTGAAAAAAGCCATCGCCCTGCACGACGCCTGCGGTGGCAAGAAAGATCTGGAGCGGGCCGAACGCCTGCTCAACAAACTTGCCGGCTCCGCTGGCTAA
- a CDS encoding N-acetylmuramidase family protein, with translation MTTLRHGDRSQAVRILQKNLNDHGAGLVVDGDYGDSTEAAVRAYQLKVGLVADGVVGEKTLASLAGGDCQPLLKNEDLVQAAQTLDVPLASVYAVNEVESKGKGFLANGKPVILFERHIMYRQLATPRHEGDNPDELKRHADQLAAANPAIVNPKSGGYAGGTAEHQRLSHARLIDDTAALESASWGAFQIMGFHWKRLGYVSVQALVEDMSAGESQQFAAFVRFIQTDPVLHKALKGRKWAEFAKLYNGPDYQRNLYDIKLQRAYERHAECGCGQAVAA, from the coding sequence ATGACGACGCTTCGCCACGGCGACCGCTCGCAAGCGGTGCGCATCCTGCAAAAGAACCTGAACGACCACGGCGCCGGGCTGGTGGTAGACGGCGACTATGGCGATTCCACTGAAGCGGCTGTTCGGGCGTATCAGTTGAAAGTCGGCTTGGTCGCCGATGGCGTTGTCGGCGAAAAGACCCTGGCCAGCCTGGCCGGCGGTGACTGTCAGCCCCTGTTGAAAAACGAAGACCTGGTACAGGCCGCGCAGACCCTCGACGTACCGCTGGCAAGCGTCTATGCCGTCAACGAGGTTGAATCCAAGGGCAAGGGCTTCCTGGCGAATGGCAAGCCGGTGATTCTGTTCGAGCGGCACATCATGTATCGCCAGCTCGCCACGCCGCGCCACGAAGGTGACAACCCCGACGAACTCAAGCGCCACGCCGACCAACTGGCCGCCGCCAATCCGGCCATCGTCAATCCGAAGTCCGGCGGCTATGCCGGCGGCACTGCTGAGCATCAGCGCCTGAGCCATGCGCGCCTGATCGATGACACCGCCGCGCTGGAATCCGCCTCCTGGGGCGCGTTCCAGATCATGGGTTTTCACTGGAAACGCCTGGGCTATGTCAGCGTGCAAGCGCTGGTCGAGGACATGAGTGCAGGCGAGTCTCAACAGTTCGCCGCCTTCGTGCGTTTCATCCAGACCGACCCGGTGCTGCACAAGGCCTTGAAAGGCCGTAAATGGGCCGAGTTCGCCAAGCTCTACAACGGCCCGGATTACCAACGGAACCTATACGACATCAAGCTCCAGCGCGCCTATGAGCGGCATGCTGAGTGCGGATGCGGCCAGGCGGTGGCGGCATGA
- a CDS encoding phage holin, lambda family, which translates to MKRMPERPDTWAWLAAWLEQNWPALYAGILALTIAALRIMYGGGTLRRMAVEAPLCGALALAASHGLALLGIPASTAPFFGGVIGLLGVEGTRAAAKKFFTRKVEQL; encoded by the coding sequence ATGAAGCGCATGCCTGAACGTCCCGACACCTGGGCCTGGCTCGCCGCCTGGCTCGAACAAAACTGGCCTGCCCTTTATGCGGGGATCCTGGCTCTGACCATCGCCGCCCTACGGATCATGTATGGCGGCGGCACCCTGCGGCGGATGGCAGTCGAGGCCCCCCTTTGCGGCGCCCTGGCATTGGCCGCCAGTCATGGTTTGGCGCTGCTCGGTATCCCCGCCTCAACCGCACCGTTCTTCGGTGGGGTAATCGGCTTGCTTGGAGTCGAGGGGACTCGCGCCGCTGCCAAGAAATTTTTCACTCGCAAGGTAGAACAGCTATGA
- a CDS encoding GPW/gp25 family protein, with the protein MNRHTGAAISTMESIAQSMSDILSTRIGTRVMRREYGSLLPELVDHPFNDITRLQVYAATVMALMRWEPRISLSRVQFQGATLQGQSSLDIEGSIVDSNEPLSLSVPLNLGGSA; encoded by the coding sequence ATGAACCGACACACCGGCGCCGCCATCAGCACCATGGAAAGCATCGCCCAATCCATGAGCGACATCCTCAGCACGCGCATTGGCACCCGGGTCATGCGGCGCGAATACGGCAGCTTGTTGCCCGAGCTGGTGGACCACCCGTTCAACGACATCACTCGATTGCAGGTGTACGCGGCCACCGTCATGGCGCTGATGCGCTGGGAGCCGCGTATCAGCCTGAGCCGCGTGCAGTTCCAGGGCGCCACGCTGCAAGGTCAATCCTCGTTGGATATTGAGGGCAGCATTGTCGATAGCAACGAGCCGCTGAGCCTGAGCGTGCCGCTGAACTTGGGGGGTAGCGCATGA
- a CDS encoding phage tail protein translates to MNKPESLRAHLLSTVAELKHNPDRLLIFIDNGKIRCTAAASLSFEYSFDLQVILTDYAGHPDSVMLPLLGWLSVNQSELLENLNKSAQGIQFEADILDNSKVDMSLTLPLTERVVVAKDADGNTTIHHPGEPRQVAAFLDPAWIPSAQGTGGEWVVPK, encoded by the coding sequence ATGAACAAACCCGAAAGCCTGCGCGCCCATCTGCTGAGCACAGTGGCCGAACTCAAGCACAACCCCGACCGGCTGCTGATCTTCATCGACAACGGTAAAATCCGCTGCACCGCGGCTGCCTCGCTGTCGTTCGAATACAGCTTTGATTTACAGGTCATCCTCACCGATTACGCTGGTCACCCCGACAGCGTCATGTTGCCGTTGCTGGGGTGGCTGAGCGTGAACCAGTCCGAGCTGCTGGAAAACCTGAACAAGTCCGCCCAGGGCATCCAGTTCGAGGCTGACATCCTGGACAACAGCAAAGTGGACATGAGCCTGACATTGCCGCTGACCGAGCGCGTCGTGGTGGCGAAAGACGCCGATGGCAATACCACCATCCACCATCCTGGCGAACCTCGACAGGTGGCCGCGTTCCTCGACCCGGCGTGGATACCTAGTGCTCAAGGCACCGGCGGTGAATGGGTCGTGCCGAAATGA
- a CDS encoding terminase ATPase subunit family protein — protein sequence MTTTCLLPIDPRRQSKFLYWMGWRICEIAEATGEKEKTLHSWKARDEWDRADNVERIGGALEARLVQLILKDNKTGGDFKEIDLLHRQLERQARIQRFQSGGTETDLNPNLAKRNEGPKKKSPKNDISEDQIELLREAFIDGCFDYQKDWYRAGNQRTRVILKSRQIGATYYFAREAFIDALDTGRNQIFLSASKNQAYLFRGYIQAFAREVIGVELTGDPIVLPNGAELFFLGTNARTAQGYHGNFYFDEFFWTFKFEELNKVASGMAMHKKWRKTYFSTPSSMAHEAYTFWTGERFNKGKPAAQHTKVDVSHGALQQGRFCEDRLWRQIVTILDAERGGCDLFDIEELRREYSPEAFANLLMCEFVDDGASIFPLSVLQSCMVDSWVEWAEDYKPFAMRPFGDRQVWVGYDPAETGDCSGLVVVAPPLVPGGKFRVLERHQFRGMDFAAQAAAIKGVCDRYWVTYIGIDVTGLGSGVAQLVRQFFPAVTTFSYSPEVKTRLVLKAYDVIHKGRLEFDAGWTDMAQSLMAIRKTITAGGRQFTYTAGRNDNTGHADLAWALFHALQNEPLEGQTAANTGRMEIFT from the coding sequence ATGACGACGACCTGCCTGCTGCCTATCGATCCACGACGCCAATCCAAGTTCCTGTACTGGATGGGTTGGCGCATCTGCGAGATTGCCGAGGCTACGGGCGAAAAGGAAAAAACGCTACACAGCTGGAAGGCCCGCGACGAGTGGGACCGGGCCGACAATGTCGAACGCATCGGCGGCGCCCTGGAGGCGCGCTTGGTGCAGTTGATCCTCAAGGACAACAAGACCGGCGGCGATTTCAAGGAGATCGATCTGCTGCATCGCCAGCTTGAGCGCCAGGCCCGCATTCAGCGTTTCCAGAGCGGCGGCACCGAAACCGACCTCAACCCGAACCTCGCCAAGCGCAACGAGGGACCGAAGAAAAAATCCCCGAAGAACGACATCAGCGAAGACCAGATCGAGCTGCTGCGCGAGGCGTTCATCGACGGCTGTTTCGACTACCAGAAAGACTGGTACCGGGCCGGCAACCAGCGCACCCGCGTCATCCTCAAGAGCCGGCAGATCGGCGCCACGTACTACTTTGCCCGCGAGGCGTTTATCGACGCCCTGGACACCGGTCGCAACCAGATTTTCCTGTCGGCTTCGAAGAACCAGGCCTACCTGTTCCGTGGCTACATCCAGGCCTTTGCCCGGGAAGTCATCGGCGTCGAGCTGACCGGTGACCCGATTGTGCTGCCCAACGGCGCCGAGCTGTTTTTCCTCGGGACCAACGCCCGCACCGCCCAGGGCTATCACGGCAACTTCTACTTCGACGAGTTCTTCTGGACGTTCAAGTTCGAGGAGTTGAACAAGGTCGCCTCGGGTATGGCGATGCACAAGAAGTGGCGCAAAACCTATTTCTCCACGCCGTCGAGCATGGCCCACGAGGCCTACACCTTCTGGACCGGCGAACGCTTCAACAAGGGCAAACCCGCCGCGCAGCACACCAAGGTGGACGTGTCCCACGGCGCACTCCAGCAGGGCCGGTTCTGCGAGGATCGGCTATGGCGCCAGATCGTTACGATCCTCGACGCTGAGCGGGGCGGGTGCGATCTGTTCGACATTGAAGAGTTGCGCCGGGAGTACAGCCCCGAGGCCTTTGCCAACCTACTGATGTGCGAGTTCGTCGATGACGGCGCTAGCATCTTCCCGCTGTCGGTGTTGCAGTCTTGCATGGTCGATAGCTGGGTGGAGTGGGCCGAGGACTACAAACCTTTCGCCATGCGCCCATTCGGCGACCGTCAGGTATGGGTCGGCTATGACCCGGCCGAGACGGGCGATTGTTCCGGCCTGGTGGTGGTCGCGCCGCCCCTGGTGCCCGGCGGCAAATTCCGCGTGCTCGAGCGCCACCAATTTCGCGGCATGGACTTCGCCGCCCAGGCCGCCGCCATCAAGGGCGTGTGCGACCGCTACTGGGTGACCTACATCGGTATCGACGTCACCGGCCTGGGCAGCGGCGTGGCCCAGCTGGTGCGCCAGTTCTTCCCGGCTGTTACTACCTTCAGCTACTCGCCCGAGGTGAAAACCCGCCTGGTGCTGAAGGCCTACGACGTGATCCACAAGGGCCGGCTGGAGTTCGACGCCGGCTGGACCGACATGGCCCAGTCGCTCATGGCGATTCGCAAAACCATCACCGCAGGCGGTCGCCAGTTTACTTACACCGCCGGCCGCAACGACAACACCGGCCATGCCGACCTGGCCTGGGCGCTCTTCCACGCATTGCAGAACGAACCGCTCGAAGGGCAGACCGCTGCCAATACCGGGCGAATGGAGATTTTCACATGA
- a CDS encoding baseplate J/gp47 family protein, translating to MNSFVAIDLGQLPAPEVVEQIDYEQILAERKAYAIGLWPVEEQAEIAARLELESEPLTKLLQENAYRETVWRQRVNEASVANMLALAKGSDLENLAGNFNVKRLVIQAAKPSAVPPVPLLMESDDSLRERAQMAWEGLSTAGPRNSYIFHARSADGQVADATAESPAPAEAVVTVQSILGDGTASPALLAKVNAYLSDDDRRPVADRLTVQSAQVINYQVKAKLFLSTSGPESELILAAANAQLLAFVHQRRRLGLEVSESIIHASLHVEGVRKVVLENWTDIVATKYQAPYCTAVDLALGVE from the coding sequence ATGAATTCATTCGTCGCGATTGACCTGGGCCAGCTCCCCGCGCCCGAGGTCGTGGAGCAGATCGATTACGAGCAGATCCTCGCCGAGCGCAAGGCCTACGCCATCGGCCTCTGGCCGGTCGAGGAACAAGCCGAGATCGCTGCACGGCTTGAGCTGGAATCTGAACCCCTGACCAAACTGCTCCAGGAGAACGCCTACCGAGAGACAGTGTGGCGCCAGCGCGTCAATGAGGCGTCCGTCGCCAATATGCTGGCCCTCGCCAAAGGCAGCGACTTGGAGAACCTGGCCGGCAACTTCAACGTCAAGCGTCTGGTCATTCAGGCCGCCAAGCCTTCGGCCGTGCCGCCGGTCCCGTTGTTGATGGAAAGCGACGACAGCCTGCGGGAGCGGGCGCAGATGGCGTGGGAAGGCCTCAGCACTGCCGGCCCACGTAACAGCTACATTTTCCATGCGCGCTCGGCTGACGGCCAGGTTGCCGACGCCACCGCCGAGAGCCCTGCCCCGGCCGAGGCGGTGGTGACCGTGCAATCAATCCTGGGCGACGGCACCGCCTCGCCCGCGCTGCTGGCAAAGGTCAATGCCTACCTCAGCGACGACGACCGCCGCCCTGTCGCGGATCGGCTTACTGTCCAAAGCGCCCAGGTCATCAACTACCAGGTCAAGGCCAAGCTGTTTCTCTCGACGTCCGGCCCTGAGAGCGAGTTGATTCTCGCGGCGGCCAATGCGCAGCTGCTAGCTTTCGTGCACCAACGGCGCCGCTTGGGCTTGGAGGTTTCGGAATCCATTATCCACGCCTCGCTGCACGTTGAGGGTGTGCGCAAGGTCGTGCTGGAGAACTGGACGGACATCGTTGCCACGAAGTACCAGGCCCCGTACTGCACGGCCGTCGATTTGGCGCTGGGGGTCGAATGA
- a CDS encoding phage baseplate assembly protein V: protein MNDLATLARLIENLIRFGTIAAVQMQPPRVQVKTGTLTTAWLPWIALRAGADREWNPPTVNEQVLLFSPSGQLGNGVALTGLFSDQIPANGDREGLHRVTYRDGTVIEYDSVAHHLNATLTDGGTTNLVSTGGINIVGNITHQGDYTQTGDQNVTGRVTVSVDVVAAGISLVNHPHGGVTPGSGKTGKPE from the coding sequence ATGAACGACTTAGCCACCCTCGCCCGCCTGATCGAAAACCTCATCCGCTTCGGCACCATCGCTGCCGTCCAGATGCAGCCCCCGCGTGTGCAGGTCAAAACCGGAACCCTGACCACTGCCTGGCTGCCGTGGATCGCGCTACGGGCCGGTGCCGACCGGGAGTGGAACCCTCCGACAGTCAACGAACAAGTTCTGCTGTTCAGCCCCTCGGGCCAGCTCGGCAACGGTGTCGCCCTGACCGGCCTTTTCAGCGATCAGATCCCCGCCAACGGCGACCGTGAAGGCCTACACCGCGTCACCTACCGCGACGGCACGGTGATCGAGTACGACAGCGTCGCCCACCACCTCAACGCCACGCTCACAGACGGCGGCACCACAAACCTGGTCAGTACCGGCGGTATCAACATCGTCGGCAACATCACGCACCAGGGCGATTACACCCAGACGGGCGACCAGAACGTCACCGGTAGGGTCACCGTCTCGGTAGACGTAGTGGCGGCCGGCATCAGCCTGGTGAACCACCCGCACGGCGGCGTCACGCCTGGCAGCGGCAAGACGGGGAAACCGGAATGA
- the lysB gene encoding Rz-like lysis system protein LysB (The gene for this Rz-like phage lysis system protein may overlap extensively with the gene for the other spanin subunit, the Rz1-like protein in the outer membrane.), with amino-acid sequence MSTLRQALYGIALLGALALLIWGQEQRITVAEKNTELAGKDIKIARDEADRLRANLSTLQNTLNDERIAQAALRTQQDQLRQGLAKREQTIEALKRENEDLRNWADQPLPELARRLRERPAFTGADAYRQWLSGRGALHPAGDKPTQ; translated from the coding sequence ATGAGTACCCTGCGCCAGGCGCTGTACGGCATCGCCCTGCTGGGCGCCTTGGCACTGCTCATCTGGGGCCAGGAACAACGCATCACCGTGGCCGAGAAGAACACCGAACTGGCGGGGAAGGACATCAAAATCGCCCGCGATGAAGCTGACAGGCTGCGCGCCAATCTCAGCACCCTGCAAAACACCCTGAACGACGAGCGCATTGCCCAGGCTGCCCTGCGAACCCAGCAGGATCAACTGCGCCAGGGCCTGGCAAAGCGCGAGCAAACCATCGAGGCGCTGAAACGTGAAAACGAAGACCTTCGCAACTGGGCTGACCAGCCTTTGCCTGAGCTTGCTCGCCGGCTGCGCGAGCGCCCCGCCTTCACCGGCGCCGACGCTTATCGTCAGTGGCTGTCCGGCCGTGGTGCCCTGCACCCTGCCGGCGACAAGCCCACTCAATAA
- a CDS encoding head completion/stabilization protein, which translates to MSGFVAGGPVASGHINTDAFWPSIDLDELRATLRIDASVTAPRLETAAVAAAISVNRELSGWRAIQQAAGHAELADVPGEKINDVSVLVHLYRRAIEAATGAEVCERYRSYDSTNSGNQNAEDLTPNIDDYRRDLRWAVRDFLGINRTTVELI; encoded by the coding sequence ATGAGCGGATTCGTAGCCGGCGGCCCCGTCGCCAGCGGCCATATCAACACCGACGCCTTCTGGCCCTCGATTGATCTCGACGAGCTGCGAGCCACCCTGCGGATCGATGCCAGTGTCACCGCGCCACGTTTGGAAACCGCCGCCGTCGCCGCAGCTATTAGCGTCAACCGCGAGCTGAGCGGATGGCGCGCCATCCAGCAAGCCGCAGGCCATGCCGAACTGGCGGACGTTCCCGGCGAAAAAATCAACGACGTATCTGTCCTGGTGCACCTCTACCGCCGCGCCATCGAGGCCGCCACCGGAGCCGAAGTGTGTGAGCGCTACCGCTCCTACGACAGCACCAACAGCGGCAACCAGAACGCCGAAGACCTCACGCCAAACATCGACGACTACCGCCGCGACTTGCGCTGGGCCGTGCGCGACTTCCTCGGCATCAACCGCACCACCGTGGAGCTGATCTGA
- a CDS encoding phage virion morphogenesis protein, whose protein sequence is MTNRLETLEDWAAGLLGQLEPASRNKLARSIGQALRRSQQQRIIVQRNPDGSKYAPRKQRNLRGKQGRVKRKLKMFLKLRTASFLKVQGDGNAISVGFTGRIARIARTHQFGLKDRAEQGAPDVTYDRRELLGFTESDIDIIREKLLSHLA, encoded by the coding sequence ATGACCAATCGATTGGAAACGCTGGAGGATTGGGCGGCCGGCTTACTGGGGCAATTGGAACCCGCATCGCGCAACAAACTGGCCCGCAGCATCGGCCAGGCCCTGCGGCGCAGCCAGCAACAGCGAATCATCGTCCAGCGCAACCCGGACGGGAGCAAGTACGCGCCGCGAAAGCAGCGCAACCTTCGGGGAAAACAAGGCCGGGTAAAACGGAAATTGAAAATGTTTTTGAAGCTGCGCACAGCGAGTTTTTTGAAAGTGCAAGGTGATGGAAACGCCATCAGTGTTGGCTTCACCGGGCGGATAGCCCGGATAGCCCGGACGCATCAGTTCGGTCTAAAGGATCGTGCGGAACAGGGTGCGCCAGATGTAACTTATGATCGCCGGGAGCTGCTAGGCTTTACGGAATCGGACATAGACATCATTCGAGAAAAATTGCTATCCCATTTAGCCTAG
- a CDS encoding phage major capsid protein, P2 family has product MRNDTREHFNAYLSQLARLNGVSSTTATFSVDPTVQQTLETRMQESSEFLGKIGIIGVDELQGEKVGLGVSSTIAGRTDTTGNGVRQPRDVSSLDKKGYEAKKTDFDTAIRYAQLDAWAKFPDFQARLRDAILKRQALDRIMIGFNGVSAAATTDRQVNALLQDVNIGWLEQYRLNAPARVLKEGKTAGKIIIGSGTTADYNNLDALVFDAVANLIDPWHRKDPGIVVILGSNLVHDKYFPLINKEQPASEKLATDMILSQKRMGGKQPVEVPYVPDGAALVTTLTNLAIYWQIGGRRRYVKEAPEKNRIENYESSNDAYVVEDYGLGCLIENIELEEA; this is encoded by the coding sequence ATGCGCAACGATACTCGCGAACACTTCAACGCCTACCTGAGCCAGCTCGCCCGACTCAACGGTGTGTCTTCTACCACCGCGACCTTTTCCGTTGACCCTACGGTTCAGCAGACGCTGGAAACCCGGATGCAGGAATCCAGCGAGTTCCTGGGCAAGATCGGCATCATCGGCGTCGATGAACTCCAAGGCGAGAAAGTCGGCTTGGGTGTCAGCAGCACCATTGCCGGTCGTACCGACACCACCGGCAACGGCGTGCGCCAACCTCGCGACGTCTCCTCCCTGGACAAGAAAGGCTACGAGGCCAAGAAAACCGACTTCGACACCGCGATCCGCTACGCGCAGCTCGACGCCTGGGCGAAATTTCCAGACTTCCAGGCTCGCCTGCGCGACGCGATCCTCAAGCGCCAGGCGCTCGACCGCATCATGATCGGCTTCAATGGTGTCAGCGCAGCCGCTACGACCGACCGCCAGGTCAATGCTCTGTTGCAAGACGTCAATATCGGCTGGCTGGAACAGTACCGCCTCAACGCGCCTGCGCGTGTTCTCAAAGAGGGGAAAACTGCCGGCAAGATCATCATCGGCAGCGGTACCACGGCTGACTACAACAACCTTGATGCGTTGGTATTCGATGCGGTCGCCAACCTCATCGACCCATGGCACCGCAAGGATCCGGGCATCGTCGTCATCCTGGGCAGCAATCTGGTGCACGACAAATATTTCCCGCTGATCAACAAGGAACAGCCAGCCTCCGAAAAACTGGCAACCGACATGATCCTTTCGCAGAAGCGCATGGGCGGGAAGCAACCGGTCGAAGTGCCCTATGTTCCTGACGGCGCGGCGTTGGTCACCACCCTGACGAACTTGGCTATCTACTGGCAGATCGGTGGTCGGCGTCGTTATGTCAAAGAAGCACCGGAAAAAAACCGCATCGAAAACTACGAGTCCAGCAACGACGCGTATGTCGTTGAGGATTACGGCCTCGGCTGCCTGATCGAAAACATCGAGCTTGAGGAGGCCTGA
- a CDS encoding tail protein X codes for MPVTVRAFQNDTVDALCWRHYGRTAGVTEAVLEANPGLADYGPILPQGLAVQMPEAQTAAPQRQMVNLWD; via the coding sequence ATGCCCGTCACCGTCCGAGCCTTTCAAAACGACACCGTTGACGCGTTGTGCTGGCGACACTACGGCCGCACCGCTGGCGTAACCGAAGCGGTACTCGAAGCCAACCCCGGCCTGGCCGACTACGGGCCGATCCTGCCCCAAGGCTTGGCCGTGCAGATGCCCGAAGCCCAGACGGCTGCGCCACAGCGGCAGATGGTGAACCTATGGGACTGA
- a CDS encoding GPO family capsid scaffolding protein, which yields MKKFRSNWFRVAVEGATSDKRTIKRSWLEQAAKNFNPSTYGARIWLEHFRSLLPDSPFKAYGDVLAVKTEEVDINGQKKLALFAQVEPTPELIAMNKAKQKIYTSIEIDDSFADTGEAYIVGLAVTDSPASLGTDVLAFSAQKPDASPFKDRHYSATSMFTEAVETELKFEEIEEKPSIGAQLFNKVQALLTGKQVKDDNEFAQIGEAVEAIAEHVKDLPDQLAAEKKFSAGLKTQLDQVGTELTELKNKLSTTQDHNQKTRPPVTGGDKQVMTDC from the coding sequence ATGAAGAAGTTTCGCAGCAACTGGTTCCGCGTCGCCGTCGAGGGCGCTACTTCGGACAAGCGCACCATCAAACGCAGCTGGCTGGAACAGGCCGCCAAGAACTTCAACCCGTCCACCTACGGCGCCCGTATTTGGCTGGAGCATTTCCGCAGCCTGTTGCCCGATAGCCCGTTCAAGGCCTATGGCGATGTCCTGGCAGTGAAAACCGAAGAGGTGGACATCAACGGTCAGAAAAAACTGGCCCTGTTCGCCCAGGTTGAGCCCACCCCTGAGCTGATCGCCATGAACAAGGCGAAACAGAAGATTTACACCTCCATCGAAATCGACGACAGCTTTGCCGACACCGGCGAAGCCTACATCGTCGGCCTGGCGGTCACTGACTCGCCCGCCAGCCTGGGCACCGACGTCCTGGCGTTCTCAGCCCAGAAACCGGACGCCAGCCCCTTCAAGGATCGCCACTACTCGGCAACTTCGATGTTTACCGAGGCGGTGGAAACCGAGTTGAAGTTCGAGGAGATCGAAGAGAAGCCCAGCATCGGCGCCCAGTTGTTCAACAAGGTGCAAGCGCTGCTGACCGGCAAGCAGGTCAAGGACGATAACGAGTTCGCCCAGATCGGCGAAGCCGTCGAAGCCATCGCCGAACACGTCAAGGATCTACCCGACCAACTGGCCGCCGAAAAGAAATTCTCGGCGGGGCTGAAAACCCAGCTCGACCAGGTCGGCACGGAACTCACGGAGCTGAAAAACAAGCTTTCCACCACCCAGGACCACAACCAAAAGACGCGCCCTCCGGTTACCGGTGGCGACAAACAGGTCATGACCGACTGCTAA